The following are from one region of the Macadamia integrifolia cultivar HAES 741 unplaced genomic scaffold, SCU_Mint_v3 scaffold1146, whole genome shotgun sequence genome:
- the LOC122062917 gene encoding 1-aminocyclopropane-1-carboxylate oxidase homolog 1-like, with the protein MVVSGTNEEVSGTYDRKKELREFDDTKAGVKGLVDSGVEKVPRIFLHPPHTLHEVSIHSQTHFSFPTIDLGDGIIDKDVSLRKEIVEKVRDSSETSGFFQVMNHGIPLTVLDEMLEGIRRFYEQDTEVKKQFYTRDYVNRRVAYNSNFDLYSSPAASWRDTMNCVMGPQPLNPEDVPQACRDILMEYSVQVKRLGIILFELLSEALGLNPNCLREMGCEEGHALLCHYYPACPEPELTLGATKHADSSFLTILLQDYIGGLQFLHQNQWVDVPTTPGALIVNIGVLLQLISNDKFKSAEHRVLANKVGPRVSIACFFTTTFQPSTRIYGPIKELLLENDTPIYRETTIIEYTKRGLAKGLDGTSALESFKLQTSSSEDKK; encoded by the exons ATGGTAGTTTCAGGCACCAACGAGGAGGTTTCAGGCACTTATGATCGGAAAAAGGAGTTGAGGGAATTTGATGATACAAAAGCTGGCGTTAAGGGACTGGTAGACTCTGGAGTGGAGAAGGTACCTCGTATCTTCCTCCACCCTCCTCATACCCTCCATGAAGTTTCAATCCACAGCCAAACCCACTTCAGCTTCCCGACCATAGATTTGGGGGATGGAATCATCGATAAAGATGTGAGTTTAAGGAAGGAAATCGTTGAAAAGGTGCGTGACTCCTCGGAGACGTCGGGGTTCTTCCAGGTGATGAACCATGGGATCCCTCTAACTGTTCTTGATGAGATGCTGGAAGGAATTAGAAGGTTTTATGAGCAAGACACAGAGGTGAAGAAACAGTTCTACACCCGCGACTATGTCAACAGAAGGGTAGCATACAATTCCAATTTTGATCTTTACAGTTCTCCCGCAGCTAGTTGGAGGGACACTATGAATTGCGTTATGGGTCCTCAACCACTAAACCCCGAAGACGTGCCTCAGGCTTGCAG GGATATATTGATGGAGTACTCAGTTCAAGTCAAAAGATTGGGAATTATCTTGTTTGAGTTACTATCGGAGGCTTTGGGGCTAAACCCTAACTGCTTGAGGGAGATGGGATGTGAAGAGGGACATGCTCTTCTCTGTCACTACTATCCTGCATGCCCTGAACCAGAACTGACGTTGGGCGCCACTAAGCATGCTGATAGCAGTTTTCTCACTATCCTTCTACAAGACTATATTGGTGGCCTCCAATTTCTTCACCAGAACCAATGGGTTGATGTTCCCACCACACCTGGAGCTCTGATTGTTAACATTGGGGTTCTTTTGCAG CTTATATCCAATGACAAGTTTAAAAGTGCTGAACATCGAGTATTGGCCAACAAGGTAGGCCCAAGAGTATCTATCGCATGCTTCTTCACTACAACTTTTCAACCATCAACAAGGATTTATGGGCCTATCAAGGAGTTGCTATTAGAGAACGATACCCCCATCTACAGGGAAACCACCATCATCGAATACACTAAACGCGGCCTAGCAAAAGGACTTGATGGGACTTCTGCATTGGAAAGTTTTAAACTACAAACTTCAAGTTCAGAAGATAAGAAATAG